One window from the genome of Calliopsis andreniformis isolate RMS-2024a chromosome 12, iyCalAndr_principal, whole genome shotgun sequence encodes:
- the LOC143186401 gene encoding glutamate receptor ionotropic, kainate 2 isoform X1 — translation MDRTLLTIFISIGLSIILPGNHGASRPIKIGAIFHAGDEEHKAAFRKAVYESRFEHVAPAFEFQFVIKDVEVNTDSFKTADAVCKLIEEGVAAIFGPSSSYTQGIVASVAAQFDVPHIDYVWRQNEELQVDEEPKNPTPMTINVFPDSELVGKAIADLVESMKWNTFAAIYQTNDGLSRIKQALSLRRKKDSVITIRRLQGPDYRPILKEIRALSICNVIIDAEPNNIMDVLYQAREVKLLADYCNFLITYLDSTVLPISNSRNGTMANITGISLKENQVDGVNWVESAVLYDSVFLLHNALEVLNARNQDSDEPVTIDPVPLSCEGTEKYSAGPNITNLMREISKQGKITGPMRIDENGRRQDFNLRVMDIRPIDSVQIGYWDTDGLHAVGSEQEREDYWTKSIEQKKFKITTKVGPPYVMEVTDSATRGILIEQTRYEGFCIDLIEEIAKHLNFKYEFELVPDGNYGTYNKDTKQWNGLIRRLLDHDADLAICDLTITYERESAVDFTMPFMNLGISILFRKPEEKEPNLFSFLSPLSTDVWIYMATAVLAISIMLLVQARMAPGEWDNPHPCNPDPEELENNFNLKNSFWLVIGSLMQQGSDILPQTPSIRMIASMWWFFVLIMVSSYTANLAAFLTVDKMETPIKGVEDLAKQTKIKYGAVLGGSTSAFFRDSNYSTYQRMWATMQETRPSVFTKTNDEGVDRVLKKRDYAFLMESTTIEYRMERNCDLDKVGGLIDNKGYGIALPRNSPYRTPISGAILKLQENGILQDLKKKWWQERGGGLCLSSQEPVNSSELGIANVGGVFLVLLFGCCGSFVIGIFEFLWNVRKVAVKEKVTPWEALVAESKFAVNIWAETKPVKISKSSGTSSMDGGIGRAASTARSIVGSFVRLDILDKFDKDNSTNNRSSNDRKIN, via the exons GCGCAATCTTCCACGCAGGAGACGAGGAGCACAAGGCCGCATTTCGAAAGGCGGTGTACGAGTCGAGATTCGAGCACGTCGCGCCCGCATTCGAGTTCCAGTTTGTCATAAAGGATGTGGAGGTTAATACCGACAGCTTCAAGACCGCCGACGCTG TTTGCAAGCTTATAGAAGAAGGTGTGGCGGCGATCTTTGGACCCTCTAGCTCCTACACACAGGGAATTGTCGCGAGCGTTGCAGCGCAATTCGATGTCCCACATATTGACTACGTCTGGCGGCAGAACGAAGAGCTCCAGGTTGATGAGGAGCCCAAGAACCCCACGCCGATGACCATCAACGTGTTTCCTGATAGCGAGTTGGTTGGCAAG GCGATTGCTGACCTGGTCGAGTCTATGAAGTGGAACACTTTCGCGGCTATCTACCAAACGAACGACGGTCTGTCGAGGATCAAACAGGCCCTGTCCCTCAGACGAAAGAAGGACAGCGTGATCACGATAAGAAGACTCCAAGGGCCGGATTATCGGCCAATCCTGAAGGAGATCCGAGCTTTGTCCATTTGCAACGTGATCATCGACGCGGAGCCGAATAACATCATGGATGTTCTCTACCAGGCCAGAGAGGTCAAGCTGCTGGCGGACTACTGTAATTTCTTAATCACGTATCTG GATTCCACGGTATTGCCCATTTCGAATTCGCGGAACGGTACCATGGCCAACATCACTGGGATCAGCTTGAAAGAGAACCAAGTGGATGGAGTCAATTGG GTGGAATCAGCCGTTCTCTACGACTCGGTGTTCCTGCTGCACAATGCTCTGGAGGTGTTGAATGCGAGGAACCAGGACAGCGACGAGCCTGTAACTATTGACCCGGTACCGCTCTCTTGTGAAGGTACAGAGAAATACAGTGCAGGTCCCAACATTACCAACCTTATGCGCGAG ATTTCCAAGCAAGGCAAAATCACGGggccaatgaggattgatgagaacgGACGACGTCAGGATTTTAATCTTCGCGTTATGGATATCAGGCCAATAGATAGTGTTCAGATAGGGTACTGGGATACTGATGGGCTTCATGCTGTGGGCAGTGAACAGGAACGAGAGGACTATTGGACTAAGTCTATTGAACAGAAGAAGTTTAAAATTACCACCAAAGTG GGTCCACCGTACGTGATGGAAGTGACGGACAGCGCAACTCGAGGCATCCTGATCGAGCAAACGCGCTACGAGGGGTTCTGCATCGATCTGATCGAGGAGATTGCCAAGCACCTGAATTTTAAATATGAATTTGAATTAGTGCCGGATGGGAACTACGGCACATACAATAAGGATACGAAACAGTGGAATGGTCTTATCAGACGTTTGCTGGATCAC GATGCTGATCTCGCGATCTGCGACCTGACAATCACTTACGAGCGAGAAAGCGCCGTCGATTTCACGATGCCATTCATGAATCTCG GTATCAGCATTTTATTCAGAAAGCCCGAGGAGAAGGAGCCAAATCTCTTCTCGTTCCTGTCACCGTTGTCAACCGACGTCTGGATTTACATGGCGACTGCTGTCTTAGCAATTTCGATAATGCTGTTAGTGCAAGCCAG AATGGCGCCTGGTGAATGGGATAACCCACATCCCTGCAATCCTGATCCAGAGGAATTGGAAAACAATTTCAACCTAAAGAACTCGTTCTGGCTTGTTATCGGCTCTCTTATGCAACAGGGATCCGATATACTACCTCA GACGCCCTCGATTCGAATGATAGCCAGTATGTGGTGGTTCTTCGTCCTCATCATGGTTTCCTCGTACACTGCCAATTTGGCTGCCTTCTTAACCGTCGATAAGATGGAGACTCCAATCAAAGGTGTGGAGGACTTAGCTAAACAGACCAAAATCAAATACGGAGCCGTTCTGGGTGGATCCACTTCTGCCTTCTTCAGG GATTCGAATTACTCGACTTACCAGCGTATGTGGGCAACGATGCAAGAAACAAGACCAAGTGTCTTCACGAAAACCAATGACGAAGGTGTCGATCGAGTCCTGAAGAAACGCGATTACGCTTTCCTCATGGAATCCACCACGATCGAATACAGGATGGAACGGAACTGCGACCTCGACAAGGTTGGAGGGCTTATCGATAACAAGGGATACGGAATCGCTTTGCCGCGAA ATTCCCCATACAGAACCCCCATAAGTGGCGCGATTCTAAAGCTACAAGAAAATGGAATACTGCAAGACCTGAAGAAAAAATGGTGGCAGGAACGTGGAGGTGGATTATGCTTGAGCTCGCAAGAGCCAGTGAATTCGAGCGAACTTGGAATAGCCAACGTCGGTGGTGTATTCTTGGTTCTTCTGTTCGGATGCTGCGGCTCCTTCGTCATCGGCATCTTTGAGTTCCTGTGGAACGTACGAAAGGTCGCCGTAAAGGAAAAG GTCACTCCCTGGGAGGCGCTGGTAGCAGAATCGAAATTCGCCGTGAACATTTGGGCGGAGACGAAGCCCGTTAAAATCTCGAAAAGCAGCGGCACGAGTTCGATGGATGGCGGCATAGGCCGAGCTGCCTCCACAGCCCGCTCCATAGTTGGCTCCTTCGTCCGTCTCGACATATTAGACAAATTCGATAAAGATAATAGCACCAACAACCGCAGCAGCAACGATCGCAAGATCAATTAA
- the LOC143186401 gene encoding glutamate receptor ionotropic, kainate 2 isoform X2, with the protein MDRTLLTIFISIGLSIILPGNHGASRPIKIGAIFHAGDEEHKAAFRKAVYESRFEHVAPAFEFQFVIKDVEVNTDSFKTADAVCKLIEEGVAAIFGPSSSYTQGIVASVAAQFDVPHIDYVWRQNEELQVDEEPKNPTPMTINVFPDSELVGKAIADLVESMKWNTFAAIYQTNDGLSRIKQALSLRRKKDSVITIRRLQGPDYRPILKEIRALSICNVIIDAEPNNIMDVLYQAREVKLLADYCNFLITYLDSTVLPISNSRNGTMANITGISLKENQVDGVNWISKQGKITGPMRIDENGRRQDFNLRVMDIRPIDSVQIGYWDTDGLHAVGSEQEREDYWTKSIEQKKFKITTKVGPPYVMEVTDSATRGILIEQTRYEGFCIDLIEEIAKHLNFKYEFELVPDGNYGTYNKDTKQWNGLIRRLLDHDADLAICDLTITYERESAVDFTMPFMNLGISILFRKPEEKEPNLFSFLSPLSTDVWIYMATAVLAISIMLLVQARMAPGEWDNPHPCNPDPEELENNFNLKNSFWLVIGSLMQQGSDILPQTPSIRMIASMWWFFVLIMVSSYTANLAAFLTVDKMETPIKGVEDLAKQTKIKYGAVLGGSTSAFFRDSNYSTYQRMWATMQETRPSVFTKTNDEGVDRVLKKRDYAFLMESTTIEYRMERNCDLDKVGGLIDNKGYGIALPRNSPYRTPISGAILKLQENGILQDLKKKWWQERGGGLCLSSQEPVNSSELGIANVGGVFLVLLFGCCGSFVIGIFEFLWNVRKVAVKEKVTPWEALVAESKFAVNIWAETKPVKISKSSGTSSMDGGIGRAASTARSIVGSFVRLDILDKFDKDNSTNNRSSNDRKIN; encoded by the exons GCGCAATCTTCCACGCAGGAGACGAGGAGCACAAGGCCGCATTTCGAAAGGCGGTGTACGAGTCGAGATTCGAGCACGTCGCGCCCGCATTCGAGTTCCAGTTTGTCATAAAGGATGTGGAGGTTAATACCGACAGCTTCAAGACCGCCGACGCTG TTTGCAAGCTTATAGAAGAAGGTGTGGCGGCGATCTTTGGACCCTCTAGCTCCTACACACAGGGAATTGTCGCGAGCGTTGCAGCGCAATTCGATGTCCCACATATTGACTACGTCTGGCGGCAGAACGAAGAGCTCCAGGTTGATGAGGAGCCCAAGAACCCCACGCCGATGACCATCAACGTGTTTCCTGATAGCGAGTTGGTTGGCAAG GCGATTGCTGACCTGGTCGAGTCTATGAAGTGGAACACTTTCGCGGCTATCTACCAAACGAACGACGGTCTGTCGAGGATCAAACAGGCCCTGTCCCTCAGACGAAAGAAGGACAGCGTGATCACGATAAGAAGACTCCAAGGGCCGGATTATCGGCCAATCCTGAAGGAGATCCGAGCTTTGTCCATTTGCAACGTGATCATCGACGCGGAGCCGAATAACATCATGGATGTTCTCTACCAGGCCAGAGAGGTCAAGCTGCTGGCGGACTACTGTAATTTCTTAATCACGTATCTG GATTCCACGGTATTGCCCATTTCGAATTCGCGGAACGGTACCATGGCCAACATCACTGGGATCAGCTTGAAAGAGAACCAAGTGGATGGAGTCAATTGG ATTTCCAAGCAAGGCAAAATCACGGggccaatgaggattgatgagaacgGACGACGTCAGGATTTTAATCTTCGCGTTATGGATATCAGGCCAATAGATAGTGTTCAGATAGGGTACTGGGATACTGATGGGCTTCATGCTGTGGGCAGTGAACAGGAACGAGAGGACTATTGGACTAAGTCTATTGAACAGAAGAAGTTTAAAATTACCACCAAAGTG GGTCCACCGTACGTGATGGAAGTGACGGACAGCGCAACTCGAGGCATCCTGATCGAGCAAACGCGCTACGAGGGGTTCTGCATCGATCTGATCGAGGAGATTGCCAAGCACCTGAATTTTAAATATGAATTTGAATTAGTGCCGGATGGGAACTACGGCACATACAATAAGGATACGAAACAGTGGAATGGTCTTATCAGACGTTTGCTGGATCAC GATGCTGATCTCGCGATCTGCGACCTGACAATCACTTACGAGCGAGAAAGCGCCGTCGATTTCACGATGCCATTCATGAATCTCG GTATCAGCATTTTATTCAGAAAGCCCGAGGAGAAGGAGCCAAATCTCTTCTCGTTCCTGTCACCGTTGTCAACCGACGTCTGGATTTACATGGCGACTGCTGTCTTAGCAATTTCGATAATGCTGTTAGTGCAAGCCAG AATGGCGCCTGGTGAATGGGATAACCCACATCCCTGCAATCCTGATCCAGAGGAATTGGAAAACAATTTCAACCTAAAGAACTCGTTCTGGCTTGTTATCGGCTCTCTTATGCAACAGGGATCCGATATACTACCTCA GACGCCCTCGATTCGAATGATAGCCAGTATGTGGTGGTTCTTCGTCCTCATCATGGTTTCCTCGTACACTGCCAATTTGGCTGCCTTCTTAACCGTCGATAAGATGGAGACTCCAATCAAAGGTGTGGAGGACTTAGCTAAACAGACCAAAATCAAATACGGAGCCGTTCTGGGTGGATCCACTTCTGCCTTCTTCAGG GATTCGAATTACTCGACTTACCAGCGTATGTGGGCAACGATGCAAGAAACAAGACCAAGTGTCTTCACGAAAACCAATGACGAAGGTGTCGATCGAGTCCTGAAGAAACGCGATTACGCTTTCCTCATGGAATCCACCACGATCGAATACAGGATGGAACGGAACTGCGACCTCGACAAGGTTGGAGGGCTTATCGATAACAAGGGATACGGAATCGCTTTGCCGCGAA ATTCCCCATACAGAACCCCCATAAGTGGCGCGATTCTAAAGCTACAAGAAAATGGAATACTGCAAGACCTGAAGAAAAAATGGTGGCAGGAACGTGGAGGTGGATTATGCTTGAGCTCGCAAGAGCCAGTGAATTCGAGCGAACTTGGAATAGCCAACGTCGGTGGTGTATTCTTGGTTCTTCTGTTCGGATGCTGCGGCTCCTTCGTCATCGGCATCTTTGAGTTCCTGTGGAACGTACGAAAGGTCGCCGTAAAGGAAAAG GTCACTCCCTGGGAGGCGCTGGTAGCAGAATCGAAATTCGCCGTGAACATTTGGGCGGAGACGAAGCCCGTTAAAATCTCGAAAAGCAGCGGCACGAGTTCGATGGATGGCGGCATAGGCCGAGCTGCCTCCACAGCCCGCTCCATAGTTGGCTCCTTCGTCCGTCTCGACATATTAGACAAATTCGATAAAGATAATAGCACCAACAACCGCAGCAGCAACGATCGCAAGATCAATTAA